Part of the Scyliorhinus canicula chromosome 13, sScyCan1.1, whole genome shotgun sequence genome, gacgggtcggagaatagcgggagggccttcccgacatttttcccgcccttccgctattctccccccccccccaactcccgacacgaatcgctgccgccgtttttttacggccggcagcgattcacagctgttcgatgggccgaagtcccagccctttacgctgtttttacgaacggcaaacagacctggtctggccgttcgtaaaaacggcgggaacaactcgctttttataaccatggcaccgattggcacggcagtaccacggccgtgccaagggtgccatgggcccgatgcccacgcactatttgtccttcagccgccccgcagtatccattcgcggggcggctgaggggcatcctggcccgcgcatgcacgggtttcgcgcaaatacgcgatgacgtcatccgcgcatgcgcgggttggagtcttccaatccgcgcatgcgcggctgacgtcatatgacgcgtcagccggcgctaactccggcaagcgggcttaacaaaattcgttaagcccgtgatgccggagcttgcgacgtcgggctgctagccccgaccggagaccagaatcggttcccggtcgggaaggggcgcgctggcgtcaaacccgcccgggtttgacgccagccttacgatttctcccgttttgggagaatcgcgcccctccttcctcagagaaggagtccaaaactacacacaatactcccaagtgtggcctcaccaaggccctgtacaattgcagcaacacatccctgcttctatactagaaacctctcgcaatgaaggccaacatcccattagccttctttaccgcctgctgcacctgcatgcttaccttcagcgactggtgcacaaggacacccaggtcccactgcacactcccctctcccaatttacagccattcaggtagtaatctgccttcctgtttttgcttccaaagtgaataacctcacacttatccaaattatactgcatctgccattgatttgcccactcgcccaacctgtccagatcttgctgtaggatccctgcatcctcgtcacaattcaccctcccacccaacttggtatcatctgcaaactttaagatgttacattttgttccctcatccaaatcattgatatatatcggggtcccagcaccgatccctgtggtatcccactggttactgcctgccaatttgaaaaggacctattaatttgtttcctctttgccaaccagttttctcttttttaataaacattttatcgaggtatttttggtatagtaacaaccacaaaataaacaatgggcgcgattttctgctgcccacgacgggtcggagaatagcgggagggccttcccgacaattttcacggcctcccgctattctcccccccccctccggccgccccccaacacgaatcgtttttttacggcaaacagcgattctccacaggccgatgggccgaataccgtggagtttacggccgttttcacggccgcgatcacatctgctttcagcgttcgtgaaaacggccgcaaagtgcccgtcccggacaaccatggcaccgattggcatgaccgcaccacggccgtgccaaaggtggcatgggcctgcgatcggtgggcaccgatcgcgggcagcgggtccgatacctgcgcactatttgttcttccgccgccccgcaggatcagtccgcggggcggctgaggggcatgacggcccgcgcatgtgcaggtttgacgcgtctgcgtgatgatgtcatccgcgcatgcgcggggttggaACCGTccaccccgcgcatgcacggctgacgttatcgtgcgcgtcagccgccgtgactcttggcgggcggagttcgcgacgttcgctaactccgcgtcgccgtgattcccccggccccgatactagccccacccggggggcagaatcgggtcccgggacggagctccgaggctggcgtgaaacacggccagtttcacgccagccttcacggcacgccggatttgcggagaatcacgccccaaatacatgaaaccataaacatagtgctaaagccatttacctctcgtacaggtcccacccttattgaccccctactctaatctaaactactcccccccctcgtctgctgacgattaatttcccgcaaagaagtgggcagcacggtagcatagtggttagcatcaatgcttcacagctccagggtcccaggttcggttcccggctgggtcactgtctgtgcggagtctgcacgtcctccccgtgtgtgcgtgggtttcctccgggtgctccggtttcctcccacagtctaaagatgtgcgggttaggtagattgtccatgctaaattgcccgtagtgtcctaaaaagtaaggttaagggggagttgttggtttacgggtatagggtggatacgtgagtttgagtagggtgatcattgctcggcacaacattgagggctgaagggcctgttctgtgctgtactgttctaaaaaaaaaaagtcgacgaacggttgccacctcagggtgaaccctaacagtgaccctctcaaggcgaatttgattttctccaaacagagaaagctagccatatcCAATAGCCAGGTTTCTGACTTTGgctgctttgagtccctccaagctaatagtatccgtctccgggctaccagagaagcaaaggccagaacgtctgcctctttctcctcctggattcccgggtcttccgacaccccgaaaatcgccacctctggactcagcaccacccttgttttcaacactgcggacatgacgtccacaaatctgccaaaatcccctaagctgtggacatgtccaaaacatgtggacatggttcgccggtccttcagcacattttgcgcacctgtcctccaccccaaagaatctgctcatgtgagcccaatgaacaactttaaattgtatcaggctgagcctggcacatgctgcggacatgttgactctactcaacgcgcccgcccataaaccatcctctcagctcctcctcccactcacgcttcagctccttggtctgtgtctcctctgaccccataagctccttataaatgtccaagccgctcccttctcctacccaccctctggaaactaccctgtcctgaaaccctgtaggagcgggaaggttgacgaaggaagtcccgcacctgcaaatacctgaagccttttcccctcgccaacccaaacttttcctccatcgccctcatactcggaaagctcccctctatgaacatatcccccatcctctcaatccccgctctccgccataaccaGAACCTCctgtccatactccccggggcaaactggtgattatcacagattggggcccagaccaatgctcccacatgcctcctccattggccccaaactctcagggctcccaccaccactggactggtggagtaccgtgccagcgggaacggcagagacgAAGTTATCAAAGCCCCCAAACTGgttacatgaagctgcctccatacgcacccacgccgacccctcctccaccacccacttcctgatcatggctatattagccgcccagtaatagttgctaaaatttggcagcgccagcccgccctctccccgaccccactcaagcattaccttccttaccagacgaagcccgtgatcactctgttgacccgcttaaaaaacgATCGCAgaacaaagatggggagacactgaaatacaaataggaatctcggaaggaccgtcattttcaccgtttgcaccttcccagccagagacaacggaaaCTCGTCCCATCTCCAAAAGTCGtacttcatttggtccaccagccgggccagattcaatttatgcagccggtcccattcccgcgccacttggatgccgagATACCGAAAGCTTCTctctactaacctaaacggcagctctcccagtcgcctctcctgtccccttgcctggacaacaaacatttcactctttcccatattaaacTTAtacccccaaaaaccggccataTTCCCCGagagtcctcatgatttcttccatcccctctattgggtccaaaacctacagaagcaggtcatccgcatagagtgaaaccctgtgctccacccccctcccccccggaccagtcccctccagcccctcgaggctctcagagcaactgccaacagctctatagctagcgcaaacaacagtgggaatAGGGAgcatccctgtcctgtaccacgATGCAGTCAAAAATAGTCGGATGttatcctattcgtccgtacacttgccagaggagcctgatacagcaacctgacccagtcaataaagccccacccaaatccgaaccatcccagtatctcccacagataatcccattctacccgatcaaaagccttttctgcatccattgtgatcacgacctccacctccctaccttctgggggcatcatgatcatgtttaacaaccttcttacattggccaccaactgccttcccttaacaaaccccgtgtggtcctccccaataacgtccggaacacaatcctcgatcctCGAAACTACTAAAAGCAGCAAatcagaaggatgaggaggatttttggAATGATCTGGGTTATGATGCTGTGCAGGGGTCGTCTGAGGAGGACAATGAACTGGATGAAGATGACACCAGTGAGGATCAGAGTGGAACGTTAACGAATAAATCCACATCGAGATATGCTGCAAAAGGAGAGGGGCAAAGGATGGGCTGGAGGGAGCCTGACCCAGCAATCCCAAATCTGTACTGCAAACCTTTTTTTGGCCAAGGACAAGgttttcgccagcaacttggcatctacattcaacagggatattgcCCTGTAGGactcacacagctccgggttcttgtcccgcttaagaatcagcgaaatcattgcctgtgacattgtcggggggcaacacccctctttcacttgcctcattgaacatcctcaacaacaccggcCCTAACTTGTTATAAAaatccactgggtacccatcggGACCCGGGCCTTACCTGCCAGCATGgctttcaagccctccactatctcctccagccctatcggggcccccagcccttctaccagctccctgtccacctttgggaaattcagcccctccaagaagtgcctcatcccctccgtccCCATAGGGGGTTCCgtcctatacagcctactgtagaaatccctaaacaccttattcacccctctgaatctccaaccaggttcccatctcccatCTTCCCCTATCTCCCCagttgcctccctcttcctaagctgttgtgcgagcattctgctggccttctctccatgttcatagatcacccccctcgcctttctcagctgctccaccgccctccctgtggtcagcaagctaaactccgcctgtaacctccgccgttcccttaaaagccctgcctctggggtctccacataccCCCTATCaatctgtaatatctcctttaccagtcggtccgtctctgccctgtccaccttctccctatgggcccggatcgagatcagctcccatctgccttcagtgcttcccacaccaccgctgctgaaatttcccccgtgtcattgacctgcagatagctctgaatacatttcctcagccgctcgcacacccttcatctgccaaaagtcccacatccaacctccagtgcaggcgctggttactgtctttaccaaCCTGcaagtcaacccagtgcggagcatagtctgagattgtgatcgccgagtactccgtgtccaccaccccagccagcaaggccctgctcaaaataaagaaatctatcctggagtacactttatgcacgtgtgagtagaaggagaactccttcaccctcggctgcccaaatctccatggatccacccaccCATCAGCTCCATTAAACCTCTTAATTCCTTTGCCATTgttggcaccctgcctgttttcgagcttgaccggtccaagccagggtccataactgtgttgaagtcgcctcccatgaccaacctgtgcgagtccatgtccggtatcttccccagcatcctctttataaacttcacatcatcccaatttgctgcatacacatttactaatcccacctgcaccccctccaccttcccactgaccataatatacCGACCTCCCACTTCCgagactattcttcccgcctcaaacactacccgcttattgatcagaatcgcgacccctctagtctttgaatctagtcccgagtggaagacctgactgacccagcctttcctccatCTAATCTGGTCCGTTACTCtaaagtgcgtctcctgcaacattaccacgtccgccttcagtcccttaagatgcacaaacacacgtgcccttttgaccgacctatttaaccctcgaacataccgggtgatcagcctagttaggGGGCTCAttgctgatcagccatcccctttttaggccagcctccagcccgtgtTCCATGCCTCTGCTAGTCCATTCCCAGGCAGCCCctgccccaacctcctctctgtctctcagctcaagtccctccctcatcagcagaacattcacccaccctcccccccagtaacaacacgcTGTAACCCAATCCCTTTACTAAACCAAACATGTGCACACCCCtcactgcgcttctgtgagctagcccacccagatAGCTTGGTAGCTGCCATCCCCGGcaccagatagtctcccacctattgttccctcccctccttcccccctgctCAGACAAACAaattccaacatcaaacaatccccacacaattgcccaacagaaaaacaccaagatcaaaacaagcacccctccatccccaacagtgcaaattaaaaccttaactcactcagctctattgctggttccaaatcaatgcaaacggcatcacaaacatcttccatgaAACGAAAAATGAGAAAACTTTTacaaaacagaaaaacaaaacatgaccattgcagccaagttcaaaagttctcaatccatcaCCAGCCCTTTCTTCTTCGCAAAGTCCAACGCGTCCTCACGTGATTCGAAGTAGAAGTGCTGATCGTCATGCATGACCCAGAGGcgggctgggtataacagtccaaacttcacctttttcttaaaaaggatcgacctgttCTGATTGaagcctcctggccacctctacactcaggtcctggtaaacccgcTGGATGccgttgtcccacttacagctccgtgccTGCTTGGCCCATTGTACAATATGCTCCTTATCCAAgaatctgtggaatctcaccaccattgctctcggggggtctcccatttgcggcttcttcgcgagcgctctgtgagccctgtccacctccaagggccaggagaatgccccatctcccagcagcttctcagaCATGTCTgccatgtatgccccagcgtccttTCCTTTGGATCCCTCCAGGAGCCTGACGATGCTTAGGTTCTACtggtcctattttctatgtccttcaccttctccaggagcttcttctgctggtccctcagcatccccacctccagctccaccgcagtttgatgttcctcctgctccaccagtgccttctccaccttctggatcgcccgattcTGGGCCTCCAATCTCTGCTCcaaccgctcaatcgactcttttatcgggtccaagcagtcccgttacTGCGTAGCAAAACCCTCCTGAatggcatcagctgctccatacgCTGCTGGGTCGACAGGCCAAAGGTCCGAACCTCCACCATGCTGTCTTCTGTTGCAgctacagcccaagccttctctatctCTTTGTTTCTGCCCTTATGAACACTTTTAGTCCTTCTCTCGATGCAacaaagtgggaattcagtaaacaattgcCACGAACAtctgttttacaattcaagtccagtAGAAAAATGGGGGGAAGgttcaaaagtccgaccagagcaggagccaccaaatgtgtgacttactcctccatagctgccaccagaagtgccaaccagttttctatacacctcaatacatttccccaatcccatccagtcTGAGTTTCTTGACGATCCGGTCCCGGGTTTTGTTGACAATCCGCTGCTGGGTTTTGGGGACGATCCGTTCCCGGGTTTTGGTGAGGACCCGGTCCTGGGTTTTGGTGAGGACCCGGTCCTGGGTTTTGGTGGCGTCCTAGTTTTTGGTGATGATCCGTTCCAGTGTTTTGGTGAGgatcagcagggggttgggaacctggggcggcattctcccctacccggcccatgtctccgaaatggccacatctggcgccaacggcctttggcgcccgccacccagcagcggggctggccgaaaggccttcgccggtccgcacatgcgccggtgcgtcagcggctgccgaCGTCactactggcgcatgcgcagtaggggggtctcttccgcctccgccatggtggaggccaaggcagcggcagaagaaaaagagtgcccccacagcgtgggggcacccccggggtccgatcgccccacgtgccccccaggacctcgggggcctgctcgcgccgcctgctcccactggcaccagaggtgctccaattcccgccggcgggagaggtctgtcagcggcaggacttcagcccatcgggagccggagaatcaccgcggggggcacgccgatcggtacggggggcatgccgatcagcggggcgtgattcctgctcccgctgattcccgggtggcggagaattccggccatggcgggggcgggatttaagccggccctgggtgattccccaaccctgcggggggtcggagaattccacccatggctAGAGcatggacaggaatggttgttgcaagttgcggggtttagaggagatttactaggatgttgcctggtatggagggaagatcttatgagggaaggctgagggacttgaggctatttttgttagagagaagaaggttaggaggtgacttaattgaggcatacaagatgatcagaggattagatagggtggacagtgagagcctttttcctcggatggtgatggctagcatgaggagacatagctttaaattgaagggagatagacttaggacagatgtcagaggtaggatctttactcagagagtagtaagggcgtggaataccctgcctgtaacagtagtggactcaccaacattaagggcatttaaatggacaTTGGATAGacgtatggatgataagggaatagtgcagatgggctttagaggggtttcatagGTTGGGCgcaccatcgagggccgaagggactgtactgcgctgtaatgttctatgttctatgatcctgtCCCATGTTTCGGTGAGGATCTGGTGCTGGGTTTTGATGAGGATCCGGTGCCGGATTTCGGTGAGGATCCGGTCCCCGTGTTTCGGTGAGGATCCGGTCCCGTGTTTCGGTGAGGATCCGGTCCCGTGTTTCGGTGAGGATCCGGTCCCGTGTTTCGGTGAGGATCCGGTCCCGTGTTTCAGTGAGGATCTGGTGCTGGGTTTTGATGAGGATCCGGTGCCGGATTTCGGTGATGATCCAATGCCGGGGTTTGTTGAGGATCCGGTCCTGCTCCGGGCTCCGGGTTTTGGTGATGATCCGGTGCCGGGTTTTGCTGAGGATCCGGTCCTGCTCCGGGGCTCCGGCTCCGGGTTTTGGTGATGATCCGGTGCCGGGTTTTGCTGAGGATCCGGTCCTGCTCCGGGGCTCCGGCTCCGGGTTTTGGTGATGATCCGGTGCCGGGTTTTGCTGAGGATCTCAGTTCCGTTCCGCGGCTCCGGGCCTCCGGGTTTGTTGAGTCACCGCCGTCTCCATGGCGACGCCCCGCCCCCGGAGACACAAATCGGATCGGGGACCCGGTCTGAGGGATCCGGCTCCGGGATCTCTGTCTCCGCGACTCGGGGTGTTTCCCGCTCCCGCCCGATGCTGCCGGGTTtgggtggcgggaatcccgctccgccgggtttgggtggcgggaatcccgctccgccgggtttgggtggcgggaatcccgctccGCCGGGTTTGGGCGGCGAGAAACCCGCTCCGCCGGGTTtgggtggcgggaatcccgctccGCCGGGTTTGGGTGGCGGGAAACCCGCTCCGCCGGGTTtgggtggcgggaatcccgctccGCCGGGTTTGGGTGGCGGGAAACCCGCTCCGCCGGGTTTGGGCGGCGGGAAACTCGCTCCGCCGGGTTTGGGCGGCGGGAAACTCGCTCCGCCGCTCCCGCTGCTGCTGGCGGGACGGATTTTGTTTCAGGATTTTGCCGACTCGCAGTTGCGGAAGTTTCCGCCGGCCGTTTTCCAGCTGCTGCATTTGGAGGAATTGCACCTGGAAAAAAACCAGATCGAGGAAATTCCGCCGCAAATCCGCCTCCTGCGGAAACTGCGCGTTTTGTATCTGAACAGTAACCTGTTGGTGACAATTTGCCAGGAGTTGGGTGAATTGGAGCAGCTGCAGAGTCTGGATCTGAGCGCAAACCCGCTGGAAAGTCACCTCCTCACCCACATCCTCTGCAAACTGCGCTCTCTGCGGGAACTCCGCCTCTACAACATCAACCTGAGCCAGTTCCCAGGGCAGATCTGTAAGAAACTGCACCATCTGCAGCTATTGGGCTTGTCTGGGAATAACCTGGCCTCTCTGCCCTGGGAGATCAACAACCTGACTGAACTGCaccaactttatcttcactccaATAAACTGCAGCTTCTCCCATTCGGATTCTGCCAACTGCTTCGATTGGAGATTCTGGACCTCAGGAATAATGAATTGATTTATCTCCCCGATGATATCAACTGTTTACAAAACCTAAAACATTTATACCTCGCCCATAACCATCTGGCTTTCATTCCGCAAGCTCTCAGCAACTGCAGCAATCTGTGTGTGTTAGACATCAGCATAAACTGCCTGGACCTCCATCTCCTTCACTCACTTCCAGAGAGTCTGGCAGAACTTGATCTATCTGATAACCAGCTGGACACTCTCCCGAATGCTGTCTGCCAGCTGGGTGCTGCTTTACAGCTTCTCTATCTGAAAAACACACAGTTACAAAACCTAAGCTGCTGTTTCTCCAACTTAACAGGGATTCGCTTCTTGGATCTCAGGCAAAATGTTCTCGGTTACTTCCCTAAACAAATCTGCAGCCTGAGGCAGCTGGAGGTTCTGTCTTTGGATGACAGCAAACTGAAAGAGGTACAACTGTGGGCCTTAAGAGCAACACAATAAGCAGTCAGATTCTTAATAGGCAGGGAAGATACTTGGCTTCGAAATGCCAAGATTAAGACAGAATAAGAATGGCGTAAAGGGGGAGATGAGATGTTGGGTtttgtggagggggcagagcagggATGTTAAATGTACAGAAAGCATTGGGTTATGGAATGCTACCAGAGCCAAAGCGAGGCACTTCCGATGTACCTGTGGGATATCATAAAAGGATAACAGGGAAAGACCCAGGAATGGAGCTATTTGAATAAGAGTCAGTACTGTTATGCCAAAT contains:
- the LOC119976587 gene encoding leucine-rich repeat and IQ domain-containing protein 4-like isoform X1 produces the protein MLPGLGGGNPAPPGLGGGNPAPPGLGGGNPAPPGLGGEKPAPPGLGGGNPAPPGLGGGKPAPPGLGGGNPAPPGLGGGKPAPPGLGGGKLAPPGLGGGKLAPPLPLLLAGRILFQDFADSQLRKFPPAVFQLLHLEELHLEKNQIEEIPPQIRLLRKLRVLYLNSNLLVTICQELGELEQLQSLDLSANPLESHLLTHILCKLRSLRELRLYNINLSQFPGQICKKLHHLQLLGLSGNNLASLPWEINNLTELHQLYLHSNKLQLLPFGFCQLLRLEILDLRNNELIYLPDDINCLQNLKHLYLAHNHLAFIPQALSNCSNLCVLDISINCLDLHLLHSLPESLAELDLSDNQLDTLPNAVCQLGAALQLLYLKNTQLQNLSCCFSNLTGIRFLDLRQNVLGYFPKQICSLRQLEVLSLDDSKLKEVSPGVKNLTKLKILGLTGNRFRDFPQEICSVESLEKLYLGQDHGMKFTHIPEDISRLVNLKELYLENNEIQFLPSTIGLLKNLTVLDCHENRLLEFPESITDIHGLKKLLASCNRITHLPAKFDQLNTLEILSLERNPLEKPLDEICGQGISAVFQYLQAKKTQHFKATKIQAWWRGIMVRKELGQFKNLFPKKDKKGKKDKGKNEKGGQQKQQKK
- the LOC119976587 gene encoding leucine-rich repeat and IQ domain-containing protein 4-like isoform X2, with amino-acid sequence MLPGLGGGNPAPPGLGGGNPAPPGLGGGNPAPPGLGGEKPAPPGLGGGNPAPPGLGGGKPAPPGLGGGNPAPPGLGGGKPAPPGLGGGKLAPPGLGGGKLAPPLPLLLAGRILFQDFADSQLRKFPPAVFQLLHLEELHLEKNQIEEIPPQIRLLRKLRVLYLNSNLLVTICQELGELEQLQSLDLSANPLESHLLTHILCKLRSLRELRLYNINLSQFPGQICKKLHHLQLLGLSGNNLASLPWEINNLTELHQLYLHSNKLQLLPFGFCQLLRLEILDLRNNELIYLPDDINCLQNLKHLYLAHNHLAFIPQALSNCSNLCVLDISINCLDLHLLHSLPESLAELDLSDNQLDTLPNAVCQLGAALQLLYLKNTQLQNLSCCFSNLTGIRFLDLRQNVLGYFPKQICSLRQLEVLSLDDSKLKENLKELYLENNEIQFLPSTIGLLKNLTVLDCHENRLLEFPESITDIHGLKKLLASCNRITHLPAKFDQLNTLEILSLERNPLEKPLDEICGQGISAVFQYLQAKKTQHFKATKIQAWWRGIMVRKELGQFKNLFPKKDKKGKKDKGKNEKGGQQKQQKK